A portion of the Rhodococcus pseudokoreensis genome contains these proteins:
- the efeB gene encoding iron uptake transporter deferrochelatase/peroxidase subunit, protein MTDPTGTTDTTTTVDERKGVSRRRLFGAVGAGAALAGAGALVGRATAAEPPFSHADVVAFRGEHQAGVVTPAQDRMHFVAFDVTTKSREELEALLKKWTVMAERMTAGEEATPDGAIGDGLYVPPSDTGEALGLAASQLTLTIGFGPSLFDDRFGFASKKPAALEELPHFRADNLDPARSGGDIAIQACANDPQVAVHAIRNLARVAFGTASVRWSQLGFGRTSSTSTTQDTPRNLFGFKDGTNNIKAEETDVVDENVWVAYGDDQPWMAGGTYLVARRIRMLIEQWDRTVLGEQERVIGRSKGSGAPLSGKAEFDELDLDSKKGHDPVIDVDAHVRLASAQELGGIQILRRGYNFTDGSDGFGHLDAGLFFIAYCRNPQEQFVPMQLNLSRNDAMNEYIQHVGSALFVCPPGLAEGQYWGQGLFT, encoded by the coding sequence ATGACTGATCCGACCGGTACGACCGACACGACCACCACGGTGGACGAGCGCAAAGGCGTGTCCCGGCGACGTCTGTTCGGCGCCGTCGGGGCGGGAGCCGCCCTGGCAGGCGCCGGTGCACTGGTCGGGCGCGCCACCGCCGCCGAACCGCCGTTCTCGCATGCCGACGTCGTCGCCTTCCGGGGCGAGCACCAGGCGGGGGTCGTAACGCCTGCCCAGGACCGGATGCACTTCGTGGCGTTCGACGTCACCACGAAGTCCCGGGAAGAACTCGAAGCGCTGCTGAAGAAGTGGACCGTGATGGCCGAGCGGATGACCGCCGGCGAGGAGGCCACCCCGGACGGGGCCATCGGCGACGGGCTCTACGTTCCGCCCAGCGACACCGGGGAGGCGCTCGGCCTGGCGGCGTCCCAGCTGACCCTGACCATCGGGTTCGGACCCTCCCTGTTCGACGACCGTTTCGGGTTCGCATCCAAGAAACCCGCGGCGCTCGAAGAACTTCCGCACTTCCGGGCGGACAATCTGGATCCGGCGCGCAGCGGCGGCGACATCGCGATCCAGGCGTGCGCCAACGACCCGCAGGTCGCCGTCCACGCCATCCGCAACCTGGCGCGCGTCGCGTTCGGGACGGCCTCGGTCCGCTGGTCGCAGCTCGGCTTCGGCCGCACGTCGTCCACGTCCACCACTCAGGACACCCCGCGGAACCTGTTCGGGTTCAAGGACGGGACCAACAACATCAAGGCGGAGGAGACCGACGTCGTCGACGAGAACGTCTGGGTGGCCTACGGCGACGACCAGCCGTGGATGGCCGGCGGCACGTACCTCGTGGCTCGGCGGATCCGCATGCTCATCGAGCAGTGGGACCGCACCGTGCTCGGCGAGCAGGAACGCGTGATCGGGCGGTCCAAGGGCAGCGGCGCCCCCCTGAGCGGCAAGGCCGAGTTCGACGAACTCGACCTCGATTCCAAGAAGGGGCACGACCCGGTGATCGACGTCGACGCGCACGTGCGCCTGGCGTCCGCGCAGGAACTCGGCGGCATCCAGATCCTGCGTCGCGGATACAACTTCACGGACGGCTCCGACGGTTTCGGCCACCTCGACGCCGGACTGTTCTTCATCGCCTACTGTCGCAACCCGCAGGAACAGTTCGTGCCGATGCAGCTGAACCTGTCGCGAAACGACGCGATGAACGAGTACATCCAGCACGTCGGTTCCGCACTCTTCGTCTGCCCGCCCGGCCTCGCCGAGGGGCAGTACTGGGGTCAGGGTCTGTTCACGTAG
- a CDS encoding bifunctional diguanylate cyclase/phosphodiesterase, producing the protein MERRTAERVETSSGVTAVRLRDALWLILVMITVPALLFAPALWRGWDRPFATTVVVDVGLLVFALLATGCAGWAAWRGRGGSRRSWLALAGGLAAWSVGEAIWCYYEVWQGLEEVPFPSPADAAFLLFPVGAGAALLLFPAGDGGQSRTRLILDGIIVAGSLFVVSWVSVLGSVYRAGSDTPLALVLSLAYPVADVVTATMAIVVLARARSGQRLTLGLLCIGIILMALSASAFTYMTAMGTYHSGSVIDLGWVVAFAAFGLAALSSTREPSREPVPVQIPSRTRLWLPYLPLVLAAAVGLQRELPGLGSGPIPAVIIVLVVALLARQFIVLAENRRLLLTVARQAFRDRLTGLANRALFLDRLEQAVQRRRREKTPIVVLCVDLDDFKTVNDSLGHPAGDELLIRVAERLTGCMRSTDTVARLGGDEFAALVEGSVEDALSAADRVLEAFTPPFIIDGVVLSIRPSIGLTIATSEVPDATTESLLKQADLAMYAAKRCGGGCLRSYIPDRADVEEIEALTDVDRPTHSPVVTRPGEAAHTPRHARPLAVSDSVPGSTTSHHLPRQARTNWVAPSDPLRCGVTVRLGILLIGVALLGISIGSEDQAGWMVLLEVLYDALALSAALLVSARAWWVPAEKRAWALIALGMTSWGVGDVLATSWVPDGQSPSVADPLKLAFYPLVYAGLVVLLRTRVRRVPTEIWLDAVTAALTLAALAAALAFGPVDSVADGSPATVIVGLAYPVGDVLLLALTVGALAVLGWRAEQRWVLLAAGFVLFAVADTVYLLRSAAGHDVDMWVDAIPHVAVMLVAVASWRAPGRRKTGQRPGPVIWVPPLVCTAAAVGLLVIDHDARLPRLAVMLAALSLVAVATRFAVTFREVVVLADSHREAITDDLTNLANRRAIVAALTAAYDDRAAEPAGYHNRPGPGLLLMDVVRFKEINDSFGRYVGDQLLCQVADRLSRSVGPGDLPARLDGDTFAVLLPAGTDLAGARALAGRLLEAFREPFDLDEVTVRIEACIGIALCPQHCTNPQDLLQCAGVAVYRAKGSRRTIAVYDATEYQRSIEERQTVEELRTAITGGELTCYYQPKVSASDGRVHGVEALVRWEHPLRGLLLPDEFLPQAEQSGLMRPLTTRVLELALGQARSWLDRGISLTVAVNLSVTNLLDVDLVAEINRLLDDLRLPADTLILEITESVLMTDYIRARRVVEALQGLGIGLSIDDYGTGWSSLAYLQDLTVDELKLDRVFVARLASDPRSVAIVRSTVELAHSLGASLVAEGVEDEDTLRALRRYGCDVTQGHYHGRPLPPDQLDLRLIGGHR; encoded by the coding sequence ATGGAACGTCGGACAGCCGAACGCGTGGAGACGTCGTCGGGTGTAACGGCGGTCCGGCTGCGCGATGCCCTGTGGCTGATCCTGGTGATGATTACCGTACCGGCGTTGCTGTTTGCGCCGGCTCTGTGGCGAGGGTGGGATCGGCCGTTCGCGACCACGGTGGTCGTCGACGTGGGCTTGCTGGTGTTCGCTCTTCTCGCAACCGGGTGCGCCGGGTGGGCGGCCTGGAGAGGACGGGGCGGAAGCCGTCGCAGTTGGCTGGCGCTGGCGGGTGGGCTGGCGGCCTGGTCGGTGGGCGAAGCCATCTGGTGCTACTACGAGGTGTGGCAAGGGCTCGAGGAGGTCCCGTTCCCCTCGCCGGCGGACGCGGCTTTCCTGCTGTTTCCGGTCGGTGCAGGCGCGGCGCTGTTGCTGTTCCCGGCGGGTGACGGCGGACAGTCCCGTACCCGGTTGATTCTGGACGGAATCATCGTGGCCGGTTCACTGTTCGTGGTGTCGTGGGTCAGCGTGCTGGGCAGCGTGTACCGCGCGGGAAGCGACACACCGCTCGCCCTCGTGTTGTCCCTCGCCTACCCTGTCGCGGACGTGGTGACCGCGACGATGGCGATCGTGGTGCTGGCCCGGGCGCGGTCCGGGCAACGTCTGACCCTCGGGTTGCTGTGTATCGGGATCATCCTGATGGCGCTGTCCGCCAGCGCATTCACGTACATGACCGCAATGGGCACGTATCACTCCGGAAGTGTGATCGACCTGGGCTGGGTCGTCGCCTTCGCCGCATTCGGGCTGGCTGCGCTGTCGAGTACGCGCGAGCCGTCGCGCGAACCGGTTCCGGTGCAGATTCCGTCTCGGACACGGTTGTGGTTGCCGTACCTCCCGTTGGTGCTCGCTGCTGCGGTCGGCCTGCAGCGGGAGCTGCCCGGTCTGGGATCCGGCCCGATACCCGCGGTGATCATCGTCCTGGTGGTCGCGCTGCTTGCGCGGCAGTTCATCGTGCTGGCCGAGAACCGACGGCTCTTGCTCACCGTGGCCAGGCAAGCCTTTCGCGACCGGCTGACCGGATTGGCGAACCGCGCGTTGTTTCTCGACCGGCTCGAGCAGGCCGTACAGCGCCGGCGCCGGGAAAAGACACCGATCGTCGTGCTGTGTGTGGATCTCGACGACTTCAAGACTGTCAACGACAGCCTCGGCCACCCCGCCGGGGACGAATTGTTGATTCGCGTCGCCGAACGGCTCACCGGCTGCATGCGGAGCACCGACACCGTGGCCCGGCTCGGAGGTGACGAGTTCGCGGCACTGGTAGAGGGCAGCGTCGAGGATGCACTGTCTGCCGCGGATCGGGTACTCGAGGCATTCACCCCGCCGTTCATCATCGACGGTGTCGTCCTTTCCATCCGTCCCAGCATCGGGCTCACCATCGCCACGTCGGAGGTCCCCGACGCGACGACCGAGAGCCTGCTCAAACAGGCCGACCTCGCGATGTATGCGGCGAAGCGCTGTGGTGGCGGCTGCCTGCGCAGTTACATCCCGGACCGAGCCGACGTCGAAGAGATCGAGGCGCTGACCGACGTCGACCGCCCGACCCACAGCCCCGTCGTCACCAGACCCGGAGAAGCCGCACACACACCGCGGCACGCGCGTCCACTGGCGGTATCCGACAGCGTGCCGGGGTCGACGACGTCGCACCACCTGCCACGGCAGGCCCGGACGAACTGGGTGGCACCGTCCGACCCGTTGCGGTGCGGTGTCACCGTCAGGCTCGGGATTCTGCTGATCGGTGTGGCCCTGTTGGGGATCTCGATCGGGTCGGAGGATCAAGCAGGTTGGATGGTGCTGCTCGAGGTGCTCTACGACGCACTGGCTCTGTCTGCCGCGCTTCTCGTCTCTGCTCGTGCATGGTGGGTGCCGGCCGAGAAGAGGGCGTGGGCGCTGATCGCGCTGGGGATGACGAGCTGGGGTGTGGGTGATGTCCTGGCGACGTCGTGGGTGCCTGACGGCCAGTCGCCCTCGGTGGCCGATCCACTGAAGTTGGCGTTCTACCCACTCGTGTATGCCGGGTTGGTGGTGCTGCTGCGCACACGGGTGCGGCGGGTGCCGACCGAGATCTGGTTGGACGCGGTCACCGCAGCGTTGACGCTGGCGGCACTGGCGGCCGCCCTCGCATTCGGCCCGGTCGACTCGGTGGCCGACGGATCGCCCGCCACGGTGATCGTCGGGTTGGCCTATCCGGTGGGAGATGTGCTGCTGCTGGCACTCACAGTCGGGGCGCTCGCGGTGCTGGGGTGGCGCGCCGAGCAGCGGTGGGTGCTGCTGGCCGCGGGGTTCGTGCTGTTCGCGGTGGCCGACACCGTGTACCTGCTCCGAAGTGCCGCCGGTCATGACGTGGACATGTGGGTCGATGCGATCCCGCACGTCGCGGTGATGCTCGTAGCCGTGGCGAGCTGGCGGGCTCCGGGCCGACGGAAAACGGGTCAGCGACCGGGACCGGTCATCTGGGTTCCCCCGCTGGTGTGCACCGCCGCTGCAGTCGGGCTGCTGGTGATCGACCACGATGCGCGCCTGCCGAGGCTCGCGGTCATGCTGGCGGCGCTCAGCCTGGTCGCGGTTGCCACCCGATTCGCGGTGACGTTCCGGGAAGTCGTCGTCCTGGCCGACAGTCACCGCGAGGCGATCACCGACGACCTCACGAACCTGGCCAACCGGCGGGCGATCGTGGCCGCGCTGACGGCGGCGTACGACGACCGGGCGGCAGAGCCGGCCGGGTACCACAACCGTCCGGGTCCGGGTCTGCTGCTGATGGATGTGGTCCGCTTCAAGGAGATCAACGACTCGTTCGGACGTTACGTGGGCGATCAATTGCTGTGCCAGGTGGCGGACCGGTTGTCACGGTCGGTGGGACCGGGCGATCTTCCGGCACGCCTCGACGGAGACACGTTCGCGGTCCTGCTGCCTGCAGGGACCGATCTCGCAGGAGCCCGGGCGTTGGCGGGCCGTCTTCTCGAGGCATTTCGTGAGCCGTTCGACCTCGACGAGGTCACGGTGCGTATCGAGGCGTGCATCGGGATCGCCCTCTGCCCACAGCACTGCACCAATCCCCAGGACCTGCTGCAATGCGCGGGAGTGGCGGTGTATCGCGCGAAGGGCTCCCGCCGCACGATCGCCGTGTACGACGCCACCGAATACCAGCGCAGCATCGAGGAGCGGCAGACCGTGGAGGAGTTGCGCACGGCGATCACCGGTGGTGAGCTCACGTGCTACTACCAACCCAAGGTCAGCGCCTCCGACGGCCGAGTGCACGGCGTCGAGGCGCTCGTCCGGTGGGAGCATCCGCTCCGCGGCCTACTCCTGCCCGACGAGTTCCTTCCTCAGGCCGAACAGTCCGGACTGATGCGGCCACTGACGACGAGGGTGCTCGAGCTTGCGCTGGGTCAGGCGCGGAGCTGGCTCGATCGCGGGATATCACTGACCGTCGCAGTGAATCTGTCGGTCACCAATCTCCTCGACGTCGACCTGGTCGCCGAGATCAACCGACTCCTGGACGACCTTCGGTTACCCGCCGACACGCTGATCCTCGAGATCACCGAAAGCGTCCTGATGACCGATTACATCCGCGCCAGGAGGGTGGTCGAAGCGCTGCAGGGACTGGGAATCGGACTGTCGATCGACGACTACGGCACCGGCTGGTCTTCCCTGGCGTACCTGCAGGACCTGACCGTAGACGAGCTCAAACTCGACCGGGTCTTCGTCGCGCGCCTCGCGAGCGACCCCCGGTCGGTCGCGATCGTGCGTTCGACGGTGGAGCTCGCGCACAGCCTGGGTGCGTCGCTGGTGGCGGAAGGTGTCGAGGACGAGGACACCCTGCGGGCGCTGCGCCGGTACGGCTGCGACGTCACCCAGGGCCACTACCACGGCCGGCCGTTGCCCCCCGACCAACTCGACCTTCGGTTGATCGGCGGGCACCGGTGA
- a CDS encoding glycoside hydrolase family 16 protein, translating into MQRMRSAMFDMALTCSVALCALSLTPAVAVAVPVAGGARTAYPGYTVIGSDEFDGPANAAPNPQFWGYDLGGGGWGNNEKQVYTDSRQNSRLDGSGRLVVEARRNGGGFTSARLVTRGKFDFTYGVIEARIQVPAGPGIHSAFWTLGTNINSVGWPACGEIDILEVIGDGSRYHAGVHGPTVSGGHWERSTDGSIGANLSAGFHDYALIKAPGRISVGIDGNIVGTVTTADLRPEERWVFDAPAYLLLDVAVGGNWPGPVTPSTRFPATMLVDWVRFSQ; encoded by the coding sequence ATGCAGCGGATGCGCTCGGCCATGTTCGACATGGCGTTGACGTGCTCGGTGGCGCTCTGCGCGCTGTCCCTCACCCCAGCTGTGGCCGTCGCCGTTCCCGTCGCCGGAGGTGCCCGGACCGCCTACCCCGGGTACACCGTGATCGGCAGCGACGAATTCGACGGACCCGCAAATGCTGCACCCAATCCACAGTTCTGGGGGTACGACCTCGGCGGCGGCGGGTGGGGCAACAACGAGAAACAGGTGTACACCGATTCCAGGCAGAATTCGCGACTCGACGGCAGCGGCCGCCTCGTGGTCGAGGCGCGCAGAAACGGTGGCGGGTTCACCTCGGCTCGGCTCGTGACCCGCGGAAAGTTCGACTTCACGTACGGCGTGATCGAGGCACGGATACAGGTGCCGGCCGGCCCGGGAATCCATTCGGCGTTCTGGACGCTCGGGACCAACATCAACAGTGTCGGGTGGCCCGCCTGCGGCGAGATCGACATCCTCGAAGTGATCGGGGATGGTTCGCGGTACCACGCGGGAGTACACGGCCCCACCGTCAGCGGCGGCCACTGGGAGCGCTCGACGGACGGCTCGATCGGCGCGAACCTCAGCGCAGGTTTCCACGACTACGCGCTGATCAAGGCACCCGGACGCATCTCGGTGGGGATCGACGGGAACATCGTCGGCACCGTCACCACCGCGGACCTCCGACCCGAGGAACGCTGGGTGTTCGACGCCCCCGCGTACCTGCTGCTCGATGTGGCCGTCGGCGGAAACTGGCCCGGTCCGGTCACTCCGTCCACACGCTTTCCCGCCACCATGCTGGTGGACTGGGTGAGGTTCTCCCAGTGA
- a CDS encoding glycoside hydrolase family 16 protein, translating to MSSAAVFLALACVGATGWYASNDVAQASGKGENVLMFDDFVGAAGTSPDSRYWGHAVGGGGWGNDEAQVYTDDPANSRLDGEGNLVIEARRDGSGYTSARLVTLDRFAFQYGRAEARIKLPKGQGLHPAFWLLGTDVNRVGWPQSGEIDVIETINDASFYHSALHGPSADGTPWALNAEGSEDVSDDFHDYWVERSPDRITFGIDDAVTGEFSRTDLDPGQEWVFGKPFSLLLNVAVGGRWPGEVGAGTTFPATMFVDWVRVTDE from the coding sequence GTGTCGTCGGCCGCGGTGTTCCTCGCGCTCGCCTGCGTCGGCGCCACCGGGTGGTACGCGTCGAACGATGTCGCGCAGGCATCCGGGAAGGGCGAGAACGTGCTCATGTTCGACGATTTCGTCGGGGCCGCCGGAACGTCGCCCGACTCCCGCTACTGGGGGCACGCAGTCGGGGGAGGAGGCTGGGGAAACGACGAGGCGCAGGTCTACACGGACGATCCCGCCAATTCCCGGCTCGACGGCGAGGGCAACCTCGTCATCGAAGCCCGCCGCGACGGATCCGGCTACACGTCGGCACGGCTGGTCACCCTCGACCGCTTCGCCTTCCAGTACGGACGTGCCGAGGCCCGCATCAAGCTGCCGAAGGGGCAGGGCCTGCACCCGGCGTTCTGGTTGCTGGGCACGGACGTCAACCGGGTGGGCTGGCCGCAGTCGGGGGAGATCGACGTGATCGAGACGATCAACGACGCGTCGTTCTACCACAGCGCGCTGCACGGACCGTCCGCCGACGGCACACCCTGGGCTCTGAATGCCGAAGGCAGCGAGGACGTGTCGGACGATTTTCACGACTACTGGGTGGAGCGGTCGCCGGACCGGATCACGTTCGGCATCGACGACGCCGTGACGGGCGAGTTCTCACGCACGGACCTGGATCCGGGGCAGGAATGGGTGTTCGGCAAGCCGTTCTCCCTGTTGCTGAACGTCGCGGTCGGCGGACGGTGGCCCGGTGAAGTCGGAGCCGGCACGACGTTTCCGGCCACGATGTTCGTCGACTGGGTGAGGGTGACCGATGAGTGA
- a CDS encoding DUF998 domain-containing protein: MPSHVLETSKRTPLYLTVAALQFFVVEFLVAGTWRGHYSYSTNFISDLGVPFCGTDGTAPCSRTSLLMDAAFVVVGVAYVVAAVLWYRVERVLPLVPVVFLVVAGIGGAVVGLAPSNTHWEIHSLGATLFLIFGSLFTLTTALTVWPQMSGPATYVAIVLGVLGLVGYFCFTYSWDLGLGVGGIERVAAYSAILGFVVCVHLVTQLQAVRRSVAVRVGDKAGA, encoded by the coding sequence ATGCCCTCACACGTCCTGGAGACATCGAAGCGAACGCCGCTGTACCTCACCGTCGCCGCGCTGCAGTTCTTCGTCGTCGAATTCCTCGTCGCCGGAACCTGGCGCGGTCACTACAGCTACTCGACCAACTTCATCAGCGACCTCGGTGTCCCGTTCTGCGGCACCGACGGCACCGCGCCGTGCAGCAGGACGTCGCTGTTGATGGACGCGGCCTTCGTCGTGGTCGGTGTCGCGTATGTGGTTGCCGCCGTTCTCTGGTACCGAGTCGAGCGGGTGCTCCCACTCGTTCCGGTGGTCTTCCTCGTGGTGGCCGGAATCGGCGGAGCGGTCGTCGGTCTCGCGCCGTCGAACACGCACTGGGAAATTCATTCGCTCGGCGCGACGCTGTTCCTCATCTTCGGCAGTCTCTTCACGCTGACGACGGCACTCACCGTGTGGCCGCAGATGTCGGGGCCGGCCACGTACGTCGCCATCGTGCTGGGGGTGCTCGGACTGGTCGGATACTTCTGTTTCACGTACTCCTGGGACCTCGGTCTCGGTGTCGGCGGCATCGAACGGGTCGCGGCGTACTCGGCGATTCTCGGCTTCGTCGTGTGCGTCCACCTCGTGACACAGCTACAGGCCGTTCGACGTTCGGTCGCCGTCCGGGTCGGAGACAAAGCCGGTGCATAG
- a CDS encoding lipopolysaccharide biosynthesis protein, translating into MGAPTATQSQLHARHRAEQPTRSAGRNLQLNSMALMLSSVVTGVLGLAFWGASARLFPADQVGVASALISTAIMLSTLSNLSLGSMFERFLPVAGHRAGPLLIKGFAAVATLAFVSAVGLIVLGPRDTLFENKLEIAIYPLFVVVLALFALQDQTVSGLGVARWAASKNVFHALAKLLAVVVLAASGSALAIVASWGVTAAIAVVVLLTSMGLRIRSDPRYRQAPALPSNKELGVYFGSSYGISALGAIAPLVVPLIVVTRVGTAANAYFAVTWSIVSALYIMVNLMVGPFVAEAAAHPDKIVSLSRRFVRTIAVIAVVGGFGLAFVAPLALGFIGAEYRAEGTPLLHLAAVFVPLAVIGAVYDGLARVYRRLTLAVVTQCLATVVIIVGSLVFSASVGVAGVGWAYLAAETLTAVILAGPLISWLRRLQNRAKWERWLAKKSANQNPMWQVSDVDA; encoded by the coding sequence ATGGGAGCCCCGACAGCGACGCAGTCGCAACTACATGCCAGACATCGCGCCGAGCAGCCCACGCGCTCCGCCGGGCGGAATCTGCAGCTCAACTCGATGGCACTGATGCTGTCGAGTGTGGTCACCGGTGTCCTCGGCCTCGCCTTCTGGGGCGCGTCGGCGCGGTTGTTCCCCGCCGACCAGGTGGGGGTGGCGTCGGCGCTCATCTCGACGGCGATCATGCTGTCGACGCTGTCGAATCTCAGTCTCGGCTCGATGTTCGAGCGCTTCCTGCCGGTGGCCGGTCATCGTGCGGGACCGTTGCTGATCAAGGGTTTCGCCGCCGTGGCGACACTGGCCTTCGTGTCGGCTGTGGGGCTCATCGTCCTCGGCCCGCGGGACACGCTGTTCGAGAACAAACTGGAAATTGCGATCTATCCGCTGTTCGTCGTAGTCCTCGCGCTCTTCGCGCTACAGGACCAGACCGTTTCCGGTCTGGGCGTCGCCCGCTGGGCGGCGTCGAAGAACGTCTTCCACGCGCTGGCCAAATTGCTGGCGGTCGTGGTGCTCGCGGCATCGGGTTCGGCGCTCGCCATCGTCGCCTCCTGGGGAGTCACCGCGGCGATCGCCGTGGTGGTCCTGCTGACGTCGATGGGGCTGCGCATCCGGTCCGACCCGCGATACCGGCAGGCACCGGCGCTGCCCTCGAACAAGGAGCTCGGGGTGTACTTCGGTTCCTCGTACGGCATTTCGGCGCTGGGGGCCATTGCCCCGCTCGTCGTCCCGCTGATCGTCGTCACCCGGGTCGGTACCGCGGCGAATGCGTACTTCGCGGTGACGTGGTCGATCGTCAGCGCCCTCTACATCATGGTGAACCTCATGGTGGGCCCGTTCGTGGCCGAGGCCGCCGCGCATCCGGATAAGATCGTCAGCCTGTCCCGCCGGTTCGTCCGCACCATCGCCGTGATCGCGGTGGTGGGCGGGTTCGGTCTGGCCTTCGTCGCGCCGTTGGCGCTCGGATTCATCGGTGCGGAATACCGGGCGGAGGGAACACCTCTGCTGCATCTCGCCGCGGTGTTCGTGCCCCTTGCCGTCATCGGCGCCGTCTACGACGGTCTCGCGCGGGTGTACCGCCGACTGACCCTCGCCGTCGTCACCCAGTGCCTGGCCACGGTGGTGATCATCGTCGGCAGCCTGGTCTTCAGCGCGTCTGTCGGCGTCGCGGGGGTGGGCTGGGCGTATCTCGCCGCCGAGACACTCACCGCCGTGATCCTCGCCGGTCCGCTCATCTCCTGGCTCCGCCGACTCCAGAACCGCGCCAAGTGGGAGCGGTGGCTGGCGAAGAAGAGCGCGAACCAGAATCCGATGTGGCAGGTATCCGATGTCGATGCATAG
- a CDS encoding serine aminopeptidase domain-containing protein, producing MTARPDLVGTESGAGRADGTRFASWFGPDDAPLFGVVDLPADGRCRGAVVLCPPIGKEQVDSYRAMVYLAQQLRARGLLVLRFDYRGTGDSPGAQDDSDAVAGWLDSIRRAVEYVRSCGITDIGLVGLRVGALLAAQVAAACGPVRAVTLWDPVVRGRTYLRKQTALHQMVVGPEGTDDPRVTLIGAVLAPAAASALSAMSLRAATPPPGAKVLMALREGEVDSVGTRETVAAWNAETFTVHDYESFLEPADFVVRLPFGDADRIAAWMSASFGDHHTGAALDLRPTAVVDRTVDGRQVVETLEFAGASELFTIRTSIAPARGARPDAAVPTVIFHGTANEHRVGPVRLWAETARELAAHGIVSVRFDRRGTGDTGLVQHGESTTLYTDESRNDAVDIISASGAQPESVVLAGMCSGAWNSSYAAIRRPVRAVVLVNMADWTITRKAFVKQSTMDADRKSLKGAALALLHRHAATAKKYLRVWLPYRGWLWLGRAGLLQVPEVMLAPLNGRGVHTTVLLSPVDYAAFVENHGERSLRRLRRAGWNGRLVTYPTGDHSLYSTALRDKVLRDVLATALGELTVDRVDGARDDSRPVLVG from the coding sequence ATGACGGCCCGTCCTGATCTCGTAGGTACCGAGTCCGGCGCGGGTCGCGCCGACGGTACCCGGTTCGCCAGCTGGTTCGGACCGGACGACGCACCGCTGTTCGGTGTCGTCGACCTACCGGCCGACGGCCGGTGCCGCGGTGCCGTCGTGCTCTGCCCGCCGATCGGCAAGGAACAGGTCGACTCGTACCGAGCAATGGTGTATCTCGCACAGCAATTGCGCGCCCGAGGGTTGCTGGTGTTGCGGTTCGACTACCGCGGCACCGGTGATTCGCCGGGCGCCCAAGACGATTCCGACGCGGTCGCCGGATGGCTCGACAGCATCCGGCGAGCGGTCGAGTACGTCCGCAGCTGCGGCATCACGGACATCGGGTTGGTCGGCCTCCGGGTCGGTGCCCTGCTCGCCGCGCAGGTTGCCGCGGCGTGCGGTCCGGTGCGGGCCGTGACCTTGTGGGATCCGGTGGTTCGTGGCCGCACCTACCTGCGCAAGCAGACCGCGCTGCACCAGATGGTGGTCGGTCCCGAGGGCACGGACGATCCGCGGGTCACGCTCATCGGTGCCGTGCTCGCACCGGCCGCGGCGTCGGCCCTGTCGGCGATGAGCCTGCGCGCGGCGACCCCGCCGCCCGGTGCGAAGGTCCTGATGGCATTGCGCGAGGGCGAGGTCGATTCCGTCGGGACACGTGAAACTGTCGCCGCCTGGAACGCCGAGACGTTCACTGTCCACGACTACGAATCGTTCCTCGAGCCGGCGGACTTCGTGGTCCGGCTTCCGTTCGGCGACGCCGACCGGATCGCCGCATGGATGTCCGCATCCTTCGGCGACCACCACACCGGTGCCGCACTCGATCTCCGACCCACTGCCGTGGTGGATCGCACCGTCGACGGCAGGCAGGTCGTCGAGACGCTGGAGTTCGCCGGAGCGTCCGAACTCTTCACGATCCGCACGTCCATCGCGCCCGCGCGGGGTGCGAGGCCCGACGCTGCGGTACCGACGGTGATCTTCCACGGCACCGCCAACGAGCACCGTGTGGGACCGGTCCGGCTGTGGGCCGAGACCGCGCGCGAGCTGGCGGCCCACGGGATCGTCAGCGTCCGCTTCGATCGTCGCGGCACCGGCGACACCGGCCTGGTGCAGCACGGCGAAAGCACGACCCTCTACACGGACGAATCACGGAACGACGCCGTCGATATCATCTCCGCCAGTGGTGCGCAGCCCGAATCGGTTGTGCTCGCCGGGATGTGCTCGGGGGCGTGGAATTCGAGCTACGCCGCCATCCGGCGTCCCGTCCGGGCAGTGGTCCTGGTCAACATGGCGGATTGGACCATCACGCGGAAAGCGTTCGTGAAGCAGTCCACGATGGACGCGGACAGGAAGTCCCTGAAGGGTGCAGCGCTCGCGCTGCTGCACCGGCACGCGGCGACGGCGAAGAAATACCTGCGGGTGTGGTTGCCCTACCGCGGCTGGTTGTGGCTGGGCCGGGCAGGCCTGCTGCAGGTGCCGGAAGTCATGCTCGCTCCGCTCAACGGGCGCGGCGTGCACACCACCGTCCTCCTCTCACCGGTCGACTACGCCGCGTTCGTCGAGAACCACGGCGAGCGCAGCCTTCGCCGGCTGCGACGTGCCGGCTGGAACGGACGCCTGGTCACGTATCCGACCGGCGACCACTCGCTGTACAGCACCGCCTTGCGGGACAAGGTTCTCCGGGACGTCCTCGCCACTGCGCTCGGTGAACTGACCGTGGACCGTGTCGACGGCGCCCGCGACGATTCCCGGCCGGTGTTGGTCGGATAA